One part of the Salinivirga cyanobacteriivorans genome encodes these proteins:
- a CDS encoding metallophosphoesterase family protein has protein sequence MKCFFVSDLHGKIDRYEKLIERIKIERPALLFVGGDILPNFNSLIENEYDDFILDYLIPKFKELKIELKKYYPKIYIIFGNDDPKEEEEKLLKGEKFGIWEYLHNKKTVFNGYAFYGYANVPPTPFLLKDWERYDVSRYVDPGCVGPTEGARSVNETEDIKFATIAKDLALLVGEDKLDKAVFLFHSPPYKSNLDRAALDDVFIDHVPADVHVGSIAIQRFIKEKQPLLTLHGHIHESSRITGSWKDKIDKTLMFSAAIEPPELAIVVFDLEELDLASRLIT, from the coding sequence ATGAAATGTTTTTTTGTTTCGGATTTGCATGGAAAAATAGATAGATATGAAAAATTGATAGAACGTATCAAGATAGAGCGACCAGCATTATTATTTGTTGGAGGAGATATTTTACCAAATTTTAATTCTTTAATAGAGAATGAGTATGATGATTTTATTCTCGATTATTTAATTCCAAAATTTAAAGAGCTTAAAATAGAACTTAAAAAGTATTATCCTAAAATATATATAATTTTTGGCAATGATGACCCGAAAGAAGAAGAAGAAAAACTTTTGAAGGGCGAAAAGTTTGGTATTTGGGAATATCTTCATAACAAAAAGACTGTTTTTAATGGATATGCTTTTTACGGTTATGCAAATGTTCCACCAACGCCCTTTTTATTAAAAGACTGGGAAAGATACGATGTATCACGATATGTCGATCCGGGGTGTGTGGGTCCTACAGAAGGAGCAAGATCAGTAAACGAAACGGAAGACATAAAATTTGCAACTATTGCCAAAGATCTGGCTTTACTGGTAGGTGAAGACAAGCTGGATAAGGCCGTGTTTTTATTTCACTCACCTCCCTATAAATCAAACCTTGATAGAGCTGCATTAGATGATGTGTTTATTGATCATGTGCCAGCGGATGTACATGTGGGCAGTATCGCCATTCAACGATTTATTAAAGAGAAACAACCATTGCTAACCCTGCATGGGCATATTCACGAATCTTCGCGAATAACAGGTAGCTGGAAAGATAAAATAGATAAAACATTGATGTTCTCAGCAGCTATAGAACCACCAGAATTAGCAATTGTTGTATTTGATCTCGAAGAACTTGATTTAGCTTCCAGGCTAATAACTTAA
- the gdhA gene encoding NADP-specific glutamate dehydrogenase, with protein sequence MNVDKLMQNLEKKHPGESEYLQAVREVLESIEDVYNDNPQFEAAGIIERIVEPDRILTFKVPWLSDDGKVNVNIGYRVQFNNVIGPYKGGLRFHPSVTLSGLKFLGFEQIFKNSLTTLPMGGGKGGSDFNPKGKSDNEVMRFCQSFMMELWRFIGPETDVPAGDIGVGAREIGYLYGHYRKLARENTGVFTGKGINWGGSLVRPEATGFGNVYFAKEMLSTKGESFKGKTVAVSGFGNVAWGAVRKASELGAKVVAISGPDGYVHDPEGINTQEKFNFMLELRSSNNDVVEPYARKYGKATFHPGKKPWEQKVDIALPCAIQNELNQKDAETLISNGVIAVSEGSNMGCTPEAIKTFLDAKILFGPGKAANAGGVATSGLEMSQNSMKYNWSAEEVDEKLHSIMRSIHESCVKYGKTSGGFVDYVKGANIAGFLKIANSMVDQGVN encoded by the coding sequence ATGAATGTAGATAAATTAATGCAGAACCTTGAGAAAAAACATCCCGGAGAATCTGAATATCTTCAAGCTGTGAGAGAAGTCTTAGAGTCCATTGAGGATGTTTATAATGATAATCCACAATTTGAAGCTGCCGGAATAATCGAAAGAATTGTAGAACCAGACCGCATTTTAACGTTTAAAGTACCCTGGTTAAGCGATGATGGAAAAGTAAACGTAAATATTGGTTACCGGGTGCAGTTTAATAATGTTATTGGCCCATACAAAGGTGGGTTGCGTTTTCACCCAAGTGTAACACTTAGCGGATTAAAATTTTTGGGATTTGAACAAATATTTAAAAATTCACTAACAACACTGCCAATGGGTGGAGGCAAAGGTGGTTCAGATTTTAACCCTAAAGGAAAATCTGATAATGAAGTGATGCGATTTTGTCAGAGTTTTATGATGGAGCTTTGGCGATTTATTGGCCCTGAAACAGATGTGCCAGCGGGAGATATTGGTGTAGGAGCTCGTGAGATTGGGTATTTATATGGCCATTACAGAAAACTTGCAAGAGAAAATACCGGGGTTTTTACAGGAAAGGGTATAAATTGGGGCGGCAGCTTAGTTCGTCCGGAAGCAACTGGATTTGGTAATGTATATTTTGCAAAAGAAATGCTGTCCACCAAAGGTGAATCTTTTAAAGGCAAAACAGTGGCTGTTTCCGGATTTGGAAACGTTGCATGGGGTGCAGTGAGAAAAGCATCAGAATTAGGCGCTAAAGTAGTGGCCATTTCCGGACCCGACGGATACGTGCATGACCCTGAAGGAATTAACACACAGGAAAAGTTTAATTTCATGTTAGAGTTACGTTCTTCGAATAATGATGTTGTTGAGCCTTACGCTAGAAAGTACGGAAAAGCAACATTCCATCCGGGTAAAAAGCCATGGGAACAAAAAGTAGACATTGCCCTTCCTTGTGCCATTCAAAACGAACTTAATCAAAAAGATGCTGAAACATTAATTAGTAATGGTGTAATTGCTGTTTCTGAGGGGTCTAATATGGGCTGCACACCTGAAGCCATAAAAACCTTTCTTGATGCGAAAATTTTATTTGGTCCGGGAAAAGCTGCAAATGCAGGAGGTGTGGCAACATCCGGATTAGAAATGTCACAAAACTCAATGAAATATAATTGGTCTGCAGAAGAGGTCGATGAAAAACTGCACTCAATAATGCGTAGTATTCATGAATCTTGTGTTAAATATGGAAAAACATCTGGTGGTTTCGTTGACTATGTAAAAGGTGCGAATATTGCCGGATTTTTAAAAATTGCGAACTCCATGGTTGATCAAGGAGTTAATTAG
- a CDS encoding GreA/GreB family elongation factor — MKNIKITELDYARLKKAILHAREKYEADVNNLDNLAFEIRRAEKLDSKKIPPNVITMNSKVKLLNKKSKKETTIKIVYPKEANFKNGSVSILSPLGIALLGNEAGKEVSFNAPSGNIQMIIQEIEYQPESNGDYLV, encoded by the coding sequence ATGAAAAATATAAAAATAACAGAGTTAGACTACGCTCGCTTAAAAAAGGCGATACTTCATGCAAGAGAAAAGTATGAAGCTGATGTAAATAACCTTGATAATTTAGCTTTTGAAATTAGGAGGGCAGAGAAATTAGACTCTAAGAAAATTCCGCCTAATGTTATCACGATGAACTCAAAAGTTAAGCTCCTGAATAAAAAATCTAAAAAAGAAACTACAATTAAAATTGTCTATCCGAAAGAAGCCAATTTTAAAAATGGTTCTGTTTCCATTCTGTCCCCATTAGGAATAGCTCTACTGGGAAATGAAGCAGGAAAAGAAGTTTCATTTAATGCTCCAAGTGGAAATATTCAAATGATTATTCAGGAAATAGAATATCAGCCCGAATCCAATGGAGATTACTTAGTATAG
- a CDS encoding MarR family winged helix-turn-helix transcriptional regulator yields MKGKYEIIKQIIDLWEKFEDESVGENSLLNFSKWMTNQIHEELIEDVELEPKDEKNAITEQSQYIETLDTRTRFEEYIIRIARFEEFYIKKYLTDLPINSRLEYTFLYTIDRYGESRKTGLINTHLVEYTTGMDTISRLMKNGLLYDIQDPKDKRAKLLKLTKKGQEVLEAANKKVTESRNMFLACVNPNKWKKILPVLREIEEFHTDIYINHYDKPYPELSNLMDSLKHIYT; encoded by the coding sequence ATGAAAGGGAAATACGAAATAATTAAGCAAATAATTGATTTGTGGGAGAAGTTTGAAGATGAGTCGGTTGGGGAAAATAGTCTCTTGAATTTTTCAAAATGGATGACAAACCAAATACATGAAGAATTAATTGAGGATGTGGAGCTGGAGCCAAAGGATGAAAAGAACGCAATTACAGAACAATCTCAATATATTGAAACTTTAGATACGAGGACCCGTTTTGAAGAGTATATCATTCGAATTGCCCGTTTTGAAGAATTTTATATCAAGAAATATCTTACTGACCTTCCGATAAACTCTCGTTTGGAATATACCTTTTTATATACAATAGATAGATATGGTGAATCCAGGAAAACAGGACTAATTAATACTCACTTAGTTGAATATACAACCGGAATGGATACAATTAGTCGGCTAATGAAAAATGGTTTATTATATGATATACAAGATCCAAAAGATAAGCGAGCTAAGCTACTTAAATTGACAAAAAAGGGTCAGGAAGTCTTAGAGGCTGCAAATAAGAAAGTAACTGAAAGTAGAAATATGTTTCTGGCGTGCGTCAACCCTAATAAATGGAAAAAAATACTTCCTGTATTAAGAGAGATTGAGGAGTTTCATACAGATATTTACATCAATCATTATGATAAGCCGTATCCTGAACTGTCAAATTTAATGGACTCTTTAAAGCATATCTATACGTAA
- a CDS encoding HAD family hydrolase → MDIRSYKNIIFDLGGVIIDIDPEKAVEAFAKHVYKTHSPNGQQLYNKIVNGTLLMDYEKGEINDAQFRSALNERLDITLSDEAFDRAFNALLLDYTQERLRLLESLKKTHNIFLLSNTCHIHFVHYNQLLKDKYGYSDLSALFDRMFLSFEMGMRKPDIRIFNQVIKETGINPAESVFIDDSLQNVEAARSAGLGGLHKPQEVDLTTVF, encoded by the coding sequence ATGGATATAAGATCTTATAAAAACATAATTTTCGATTTGGGTGGTGTAATAATCGACATTGATCCCGAAAAAGCTGTTGAAGCTTTTGCTAAACATGTTTATAAAACCCATTCGCCTAATGGGCAGCAGCTTTACAATAAAATTGTAAATGGTACGCTTCTGATGGATTATGAAAAGGGCGAAATAAATGATGCACAGTTCAGAAGTGCATTAAACGAGCGGCTGGATATTACGCTTTCTGATGAGGCCTTTGATCGTGCCTTTAATGCCCTGCTGCTTGATTATACACAGGAGCGCCTGCGTTTGCTAGAATCTCTTAAAAAGACCCATAACATATTTTTATTAAGCAATACCTGTCATATACATTTTGTGCATTATAATCAATTGCTGAAAGATAAGTATGGGTATTCAGACCTGTCTGCTTTGTTTGACAGAATGTTTCTATCATTTGAAATGGGCATGCGCAAACCCGATATTCGTATTTTTAATCAGGTAATAAAAGAGACAGGTATTAACCCGGCAGAATCGGTTTTTATTGATGATAGTTTGCAGAACGTAGAGGCCGCACGCTCAGCAGGATTGGGAGGGTTACATAAACCTCAGGAGGTTGATCTCACCACGGTTTTTTAA